A genomic stretch from Candidatus Hydrogenedentota bacterium includes:
- a CDS encoding aldo/keto reductase, with the protein MQYVAFGTTGIRVSEVCLGTMTFGKEADEATSVDIMNRSFDAGVNFLDTADIYNKGVTEEIIGRWIGPRRNEIVLASKVHFPTGPGPNDYGSSRRHIIRGVEASLKRLKTDWLDILYLHHWDEQTAIEESLGAIATLVEQGKVYYCGVSNFSAWQTMKAIAAARANGGAPVSCTQPMYNLVKRQAEVEILPLALSEKLAVCPYSPIAAGLLTGKYLRGESGRIVDHPMYAERYKREEYSQIAARFVDYARSHGKTPSALATRWVIDHPAVTSAIVGARNLDQLNQALACTEFRLTPAQRAEITALSIDPPLATDREPTAIAMDLLTKK; encoded by the coding sequence ATGCAATACGTGGCGTTTGGAACGACAGGGATTCGTGTTTCCGAGGTGTGCCTCGGAACGATGACGTTCGGCAAAGAGGCGGACGAGGCAACTTCGGTGGACATCATGAACCGCTCGTTTGACGCGGGGGTGAACTTTCTTGACACCGCCGACATCTACAACAAGGGCGTCACCGAGGAAATCATCGGACGATGGATCGGCCCCCGTCGTAACGAAATCGTGCTTGCGTCGAAGGTGCACTTTCCCACCGGCCCCGGCCCGAACGACTACGGTAGTTCGCGGCGTCACATCATACGCGGCGTTGAGGCCAGTTTGAAGCGCCTGAAAACCGACTGGCTCGACATACTCTACTTGCACCATTGGGACGAACAAACCGCTATCGAGGAATCGTTAGGCGCCATTGCCACGCTCGTCGAACAGGGCAAGGTCTATTACTGCGGCGTGTCGAACTTTTCCGCATGGCAAACGATGAAGGCCATCGCGGCGGCACGGGCCAACGGCGGTGCGCCCGTGTCCTGCACCCAGCCCATGTACAATCTCGTCAAGCGGCAGGCCGAGGTTGAAATCCTTCCGCTCGCGCTATCGGAAAAACTGGCGGTGTGCCCTTACAGTCCGATTGCCGCCGGATTGCTTACGGGAAAATATCTGCGCGGCGAAAGCGGACGGATCGTAGATCATCCGATGTACGCCGAACGATACAAACGGGAGGAGTATTCACAAATCGCCGCGCGCTTTGTCGATTATGCGCGGTCGCACGGAAAAACGCCGTCCGCGCTGGCGACTCGATGGGTTATCGATCACCCGGCTGTCACTTCGGCAATTGTTGGAGCACGCAACCTGGATCAACTGAATCAGGCGCTGGCATGCACGGAGTTTCGCCTCACACCCGCTCAACGCGCCGAAATCACGGCCCTCTCCATCGATCCACCGCTGGCCACCGATCGCGAACCAACCGCAATCGCGATGGACCTGCTGACGAAGAAATAG
- a CDS encoding PEP-CTERM sorting domain-containing protein, whose product MRRTCGFPIAFLAFMLALPALAGITSATENDLSIDNAPALGEVAGSLDDSLDVALNGPKSGEDIAAPSADDRGGYFADANSKSLHAFSRGAKHGSYWWWWDWDWDWDYDWDHDWPHGGGVVPEPGSMLLLGIGLSALALRRRANRR is encoded by the coding sequence ATGAGACGGACTTGCGGATTTCCCATAGCATTCCTGGCCTTCATGCTGGCCCTGCCCGCTCTGGCAGGGATAACATCTGCGACGGAAAATGACCTATCGATCGACAATGCACCTGCCCTCGGCGAAGTCGCTGGATCGTTAGACGATTCGCTGGATGTGGCACTCAACGGACCGAAATCTGGTGAAGATATCGCAGCGCCGAGTGCGGATGATCGCGGCGGCTACTTCGCGGATGCGAACAGCAAGTCGCTGCATGCGTTTTCCAGAGGCGCCAAGCACGGCTCCTACTGGTGGTGGTGGGATTGGGACTGGGATTGGGACTATGACTGGGATCACGACTGGCCGCATGGTGGTGGTGTGGTTCCAGAGCCGGGTTCGATGCTGCTATTGGGTATTGGGTTGAGCGCGCTCGCGCTGCGGCGGCGTGCCAATCGCCGATAA
- a CDS encoding prolyl oligopeptidase family serine peptidase: MARVRSLCLASLCVLVAAAAFSAEPTSSTQFGAERRLFKVGENKAFVILPTKTAEDGSKPWVWYAPTFIGQHPDESHAWMAEQLLDAGFAICGVEVGESYGSPRGRATYTAFYNHVTREFGLDPKPCLLPQSRGGLMLLNWASENAARVGCIAGIYTVCSIESYPGVEKAAQAYEMDADALRARIKEHDPIDRIRPLADAKVPMLFIHGDSDKVVPIETNAGEYVSRCQKMGGSASIIVVPGKGHEVCPEFFQSQLFTDFILSIGTKRPTS, encoded by the coding sequence GTGGCCCGCGTTCGATCGCTCTGTCTGGCATCACTCTGCGTTCTTGTAGCGGCGGCTGCATTTTCTGCCGAACCCACGAGTTCGACGCAGTTCGGCGCCGAACGACGCCTGTTCAAAGTTGGGGAGAACAAGGCATTTGTCATTCTTCCGACGAAGACCGCGGAGGACGGATCGAAGCCGTGGGTGTGGTATGCACCGACGTTTATCGGTCAACACCCAGACGAAAGCCACGCGTGGATGGCGGAGCAGTTGCTCGACGCGGGCTTCGCGATTTGCGGCGTCGAGGTGGGGGAGTCATACGGCAGTCCTCGAGGGCGAGCAACATACACGGCTTTCTATAATCACGTAACACGTGAGTTCGGCCTTGACCCGAAGCCCTGCCTGCTCCCGCAAAGCCGCGGAGGCCTCATGCTCTTGAACTGGGCGAGCGAAAACGCGGCGCGCGTTGGATGTATCGCAGGTATCTACACCGTGTGCAGCATCGAAAGCTATCCGGGAGTTGAGAAAGCCGCGCAAGCATATGAGATGGATGCCGACGCGCTGCGAGCGCGGATTAAGGAGCACGATCCTATTGACCGAATCAGACCGCTTGCGGACGCGAAGGTCCCCATGCTTTTCATTCACGGCGATTCGGACAAGGTGGTTCCGATCGAAACGAACGCGGGGGAGTACGTGTCGCGGTGTCAGAAGATGGGAGGTAGCGCATCCATCATTGTGGTGCCGGGAAAGGGACACGAGGTGTGCCCGGAGTTCTTCCAGTCGCAATTGTTCACCGACTTCATCCTCTCGATAGGCACGAAACGCCCCACGTCATGA
- a CDS encoding YihA family ribosome biogenesis GTP-binding protein — MKILSASYVKSAMRPDQYPADGRPEIAFVGRSNVGKSTMLNVLLNKKGLAKTSKTPGKTQTVNFFDVNGKYYFVDLPGYGFARVSKEMRQQWASVMTSYLKARRPLRLVVALMDSRHTPADQDLDLLDLLEDAEVPSLIVATKSDKLRPSEVEAASQTIRKALGLDEDAAIIPFSANSKQGLRDVWNVIDATLKS; from the coding sequence ATGAAGATCCTATCCGCGTCTTACGTGAAAAGCGCAATGCGGCCCGATCAGTATCCGGCTGATGGGCGCCCGGAAATTGCGTTTGTCGGGCGGTCAAACGTCGGCAAATCGACGATGTTGAACGTACTGCTCAACAAGAAGGGCCTCGCGAAAACGAGCAAGACGCCGGGCAAGACACAGACGGTCAACTTTTTCGACGTGAACGGCAAGTACTACTTTGTAGACCTTCCCGGTTACGGATTCGCGCGAGTGTCCAAGGAAATGCGCCAGCAGTGGGCCTCGGTGATGACGTCGTACCTCAAAGCCCGCAGGCCCTTGCGCCTCGTAGTTGCGTTGATGGATTCGCGCCACACACCCGCGGATCAGGACCTCGATCTGCTCGACCTGCTCGAGGACGCCGAAGTGCCTTCGCTCATCGTCGCCACAAAGAGCGACAAACTCCGCCCCAGCGAGGTCGAGGCAGCCAGCCAAACGATCCGGAAAGCCCTTGGACTTGACGAAGACGCTGCAATCATTCCCTTTTCCGCAAACAGCAAGCAGGGACTGCGCGACGTCTGGAATGTCATCGACGCCACGCTCAAGTCATGA
- the lon gene encoding endopeptidase La yields MATKPKSEVDTQRIPLLPLKDVVVFPRMVIPLLVGRPASLGAVEASLASGVPVFLCTQKDATVDNPTMEQLHSVGVAANVLQTLRMPDGTMKVVVEGLGRGRLVKIKDRSGVTEATVDPVPEETFEGPESEAVMRTALGQFESYVRQSGRVAPEVVASLRGVTEANALADLLCAYLPLRVEERQELLQLVNVKDRFEKLSVLLLRETEMLDIEKKVRERIREQMDRGQREYFLHEQLKAIHQELGNKEGAGDESSELRAMIAKAGMPKEVKEKAEREMARFERMPSMSPEGAIIRTYIEWLADMPWSKRTKDAIDLEVAQKVLDEDHYGLKKVKERILEYLAVRKLSKSTKGPILCFVGPPGVGKTSLGRSIARAMGRKFIRVSLGGVRDEAEIRGHRRTYVGAMPGRIVQSIKKAGVKNPLFILDEIDKMSMDFRGDPSSALLEVLDPEQNTAFSDHYLEVDFDLHEVFFITTANSEHEIPGPLHDRMEVVRLSGYTSYEKDHIARLFLIPRQMKETGLTEKHIAFDPGGIHTLIQRYTREAGVRELERQIANVCRKVARRVVQNGKAKSFLVDEKSVPELLGPHEYSDLRADTEPRPGVAIGLAWTWAGGDILHIETSTMKGKGILTLTGQLGDVMKESAHAAYTYLRSHAKELRIPVDFNKKFDLHVHVPEGAIPKDGPSAGVAMAVSMVSALRNAPPAPQLAMTGEITLRGRVLPVGGIKEKMLAAHRAGIRKVLLPKENEKDLVDVPEEIKKELTIVHVTEVDEVLCEAFDRTAKHATRSARAKR; encoded by the coding sequence ATGGCTACCAAGCCGAAATCGGAAGTTGATACGCAGCGTATTCCGTTGCTGCCGCTTAAGGACGTGGTCGTATTTCCACGAATGGTAATCCCCCTGCTCGTGGGCCGGCCCGCTTCGCTCGGCGCGGTCGAGGCCAGCCTCGCGTCGGGCGTCCCCGTCTTTCTGTGTACGCAGAAAGACGCAACGGTCGATAACCCCACGATGGAACAACTGCATTCCGTGGGCGTGGCGGCAAACGTGCTGCAAACACTGCGCATGCCTGACGGTACGATGAAGGTCGTCGTCGAAGGGCTTGGCCGCGGCCGGCTGGTCAAAATCAAAGACCGCAGTGGCGTGACGGAGGCCACCGTCGATCCGGTCCCCGAAGAGACCTTCGAGGGGCCTGAGTCCGAGGCCGTGATGCGGACCGCCCTGGGGCAGTTTGAATCGTACGTCCGGCAGAGCGGCCGCGTGGCGCCCGAAGTGGTCGCCTCATTGCGCGGGGTGACCGAGGCAAACGCGCTCGCCGACTTGTTGTGCGCCTATCTCCCGCTCCGCGTCGAGGAGCGCCAGGAACTGCTCCAACTCGTCAACGTCAAAGATCGTTTCGAAAAACTGTCCGTGCTCCTGCTGCGCGAAACCGAGATGCTCGATATCGAGAAGAAAGTGCGCGAGCGGATCCGCGAGCAGATGGACCGCGGCCAACGCGAGTACTTCCTCCACGAGCAGCTCAAAGCCATTCACCAGGAACTGGGCAACAAGGAAGGCGCCGGTGATGAGTCCTCCGAGTTGCGCGCCATGATCGCGAAAGCCGGCATGCCGAAGGAGGTCAAGGAAAAGGCCGAGCGCGAAATGGCGCGCTTCGAGCGCATGCCGTCGATGAGTCCCGAGGGCGCGATCATCCGCACGTACATCGAGTGGCTTGCGGACATGCCCTGGAGCAAACGCACCAAGGACGCCATCGATCTCGAGGTCGCGCAAAAGGTCCTCGACGAGGACCACTACGGCCTCAAGAAAGTGAAGGAGCGCATCCTCGAGTACCTTGCGGTCCGCAAACTGAGCAAGAGCACGAAAGGGCCGATTCTCTGCTTCGTGGGCCCGCCGGGCGTTGGCAAGACGTCGTTGGGCCGATCGATCGCGCGCGCGATGGGGCGCAAGTTCATTCGCGTGTCGCTGGGCGGCGTGCGCGACGAGGCTGAAATCCGCGGCCACCGCCGCACGTACGTCGGCGCCATGCCGGGACGCATCGTACAAAGCATAAAAAAGGCGGGTGTGAAGAACCCATTGTTCATTCTCGACGAGATCGACAAGATGAGCATGGATTTCCGCGGCGATCCCTCGTCCGCATTGTTGGAAGTGCTCGATCCGGAACAGAACACCGCGTTCAGCGACCATTATCTCGAAGTCGATTTCGATCTACACGAAGTGTTCTTTATCACGACCGCGAACAGCGAACACGAGATTCCCGGCCCGCTGCACGATCGCATGGAAGTTGTCCGTCTGTCGGGATACACGTCGTACGAAAAGGACCATATCGCGCGGCTCTTCCTTATTCCACGCCAGATGAAGGAAACGGGCCTTACGGAAAAGCACATCGCGTTCGATCCCGGCGGCATCCACACGCTCATCCAGCGCTACACGCGAGAGGCGGGCGTGCGCGAACTCGAGCGCCAAATCGCCAACGTGTGCCGCAAAGTGGCGCGCCGCGTCGTGCAAAACGGCAAGGCAAAGAGTTTCCTTGTCGACGAGAAGTCCGTGCCCGAATTGCTTGGCCCCCACGAATACAGCGATTTGCGCGCGGACACGGAGCCGCGGCCCGGCGTGGCAATCGGCCTGGCGTGGACGTGGGCCGGCGGAGACATCCTGCACATCGAGACAAGCACAATGAAAGGCAAAGGCATCCTCACGCTGACGGGCCAGCTCGGCGACGTAATGAAGGAATCCGCGCACGCCGCGTACACCTACTTGCGATCGCACGCGAAGGAATTGCGAATCCCTGTTGACTTTAACAAGAAGTTCGACCTTCACGTGCACGTGCCGGAGGGGGCCATTCCAAAAGACGGCCCTTCGGCCGGCGTGGCGATGGCCGTTTCGATGGTTTCCGCGCTACGAAACGCCCCCCCCGCGCCACAGCTCGCGATGACCGGCGAAATCACGCTGCGCGGCCGAGTGCTGCCCGTCGGCGGCATCAAAGAGAAAATGCTTGCGGCGCACCGCGCCGGTATTCGCAAGGTACTTCTGCCCAAAGAAAACGAAAAGGACCTGGTTGACGTACCGGAGGAAATCAAGAAGGAACTCACCATCGTCCACGTGACGGAGGTCGATGAGGTGCTTTGCGAAGCGTTCGACCGCACGGCGAAGCACGCGACCCGGTCTGCGCGCGCGAAGCGATGA